The Streptomyces sp. WZ-12 genome segment GCCTGGACGCGGTTCGTAAGCGCCCCGGCATGTACATCGGCTCCACGGGCGAGCGCGGTCTGCACCACCTCGTGCAGGAGGTCGTCGACAACTCCGTCGACGAGGCGCTGGCCGGTCACGCCGACACCATCGAGGTGACGATCCTCGCCGACGGCGGCGTGCAGGTCGTCGACAACGGTCGCGGTATCCCCGTCGGCATCGTGCCGTCCGAGAACAAGCCGGCCGTCGAGGTCGTGCTGACCGTCCTGCACGCCGGCGGCAAGTTCGGCGGCGGCGGTTACGCGGTCTCCGGTGGTCTGCACGGCGTGGGTGTCTCCGTCGTGAACGCCCTGTCGACCCGGGTCGCCGTCGAGATCCGCACGGACGGCCACCGCTGGACCCAGGATTACAAGCAGGGCGTGCCGACCGCCCCGCTGGCCAAGCACGAGGCCACCGACGAGCACGGCACCTCGGTCACCTTCTGGGCCGACCCCGAGATCTTCGAGACCACCACGTACAGCTTCGAGACGCTGTCGCGGCGCTTCCAGGAGATGGCGTTCCTCAACAAGGGGCTGACCATCTCGCTCAAGGACGAGCGCCCGGACCATGTGGACGAGGAGGGCAAGCCGCTCTCGGTGCGGTACCACTACGAGGGCGGCATCGTCGACTTCGTGAAGTACCTCAACTCCCGCAAGGGGGAGCTGGTTCACCCGACGGTCGTCTCGGTCGAGGCCGAGGACAAGGAGCGGAACCTCTCCGTCGACCTCGCGATGCAGTGGAACACCCAGTACAGCGAGGGTGTCTACAGCTTCGCGAACATCATCCACACCCACGAGGGCGGCACCCACGAGGAGGGCTTCCGCGCCGCGCTGACGGGTCTGATCAACCGTTACGCGCGCGAGAAGAAGCTGCTGCGGGAGAAGGACGACAACCTCACGGGCGAGGACATCCGCGAGGGTCTGACGGCGATCATCTCGGTCAAGCTCGCCGAGCCGCAGTTCGAGGGCCAGACCAAGACCAAGCTGGGCAACACCGAGGTGAAGACCTTCGTCCAGAAGGTCGTCCACGAGCACCTCAACGACTGGTTGGACCGCAATCCCAACGAGGCCGCGGACATCATCCGCAAGGGCATCCAGGCGGCCACCGCCCGGGTCGCGGCCCGCAAGGCGCGCGATCTGACCCGCCGCAAGGGCCTGTTGGAGACCGCGTCGCTGCCCGGCAAGCTCAGCGACTGCCAGTCCAACGACCCCACCAAGTGCGAGATCTTCATCGTCGAGGGTGACTCCGCCGGTGGCTCGGCCAAGTCCGGCCGTAACCCCGAGTACCAGGCGATCCTCCCGATCCGCGGCAAGATTCTCAACGTCGAGAAGGCCCGGGTCGACAAGATCCTGCAGAACAACGAGGTCCAGGCGCTGATCTCGGCCTTCGGCACGGGCGTGCACGAGGACTTCGACATCGAGAAGCTCCGGTACCACAAGATCATCTTGATGGCGGACGCCGACGTCGACGGTCAGCACATCAACACCCTGCTGCTGACCTTCCTGTTCCGCTTCATGCGCCCGCTGGTCGAGGCCGGCCACGTCTACCTCTCCCGCCCCCCGCTGTACAAGATCAAGTGGGGCCGGGACGACTTCGAGTACGCCTACTCCGACCCGGAGCGGGACGTGCTGCTTGAGCGCGGCAAGCAGAACGGCAAGCGGATCCGCGAGGACTCCATCCAGCGGTTCAAGGGTCTCGGCGAGATGAACGCCGAGGAGCTGCGCGTGACGACCATGGACGCCGACCACCGGGTGCTCGGCCAGGTCTCGTTGGACGACGCGGCCCGCGCGGACGACCTGTTCTCCGTCCTCATGGGCGAGGACGTCGAGGCGCGCCGCTCGTTCATCCAGCGCAACGCCAAGGACGTCCGCTTCCTCGACATCTGAGCCCTGTCGGCCCGCACAACAGCCGCAGCTCGAAAGGACTTTGAACCACCATGGCCGACGAGAACCCCCCTGTGACCCCGGACGGCGTGACCGCCGAGGGCGCGCCCGCCACCATCGAAGGCGTCGGAATGCGCGTCGAGCCCGTCGGGCTCGAAACGGAGATGCAGCGCTCCTACCTCGACTACGCGATGTCCGTCATCGTCTCGCGTGCGCTGCCCGACATCCGCGACGGCCTCAAGCCGGTGCACCGCCGCGTGCTGTACGCGATGTACGACGGCGGCTACCGCCCCGAGAAGGGCTTCTACAAGTGCGCCCGCGTCGTCGGCGACGTCATGGGTACGTACCACCCGCACGGTGACACCTCCATCTACGACGCGCTGGTCCGCCTCGCGCAGCCGTGGTCGATGCGGATGCCGCTGGTCGACTCCAACGGCAACTTCGGCTCCCCGGGCAACGACCCGGCCGCCGCCATGCGGTACACCGAGTGCAAGATGGCGCCGCTGTCGATGGAGATGCTCCGGGACATCGACGAGGAGACCGTCGACTTCCAGGACAACTACGATGGCCGGAACCAGGAGCCGACGGTCCTGCCGGCCCGCTTCCCCAACCTGTTGATCAACGGCTCGGCCGGCATCGCGGTCGGCATGGCGACCAACATCCCGCCGCACAACCTCCGCGAGGTCGCCGAGGGCGCGCAGTGGGCGCTGGCGCACCCGGAGGCGTCCAGCGAGGAGCTGCTGGACGCGCTGATCGAGCGGATCAAGGGCCCCGACTTCCCCACCGGCGCGCTGGTGGTGGGCCGCAAGGGCATCGAGGAGGCGTACCGCACCGGCCGTGGCTCCATCACGATGCGCGCGGTCGTCGAGGTCGAGGAGATCCAGAACCGCCAGTGCCTGGTGGTCACCGAACTCCCCTACCAGGTCAACCCGGACAACCTCGCGCAGAAGATCGCCGACCTGGTCAAGGACGGCAAGATCGGCGGCATCGCGGACGTCCGTGACGAGACCTCCTCGCGCACCGGCCAGCGGCTGGTCATCGTCCTCAAGCGGGACGCGGTCGCCAAGGTCGTCCTCAACAACCTCTACAAGCACACCGATCTGCAGACCAACTTCGGCGCGAACATGCTCGCGCTGGTCGACGGCGTGCCGCGCACCCTCTCCCTGGACGCCTTCATCCGGAACTGGGTCACGCACCAGGTCGAGGTCATCGTCCGCCGGACGAAGTTCCGGCTGCGCAAGGCCGAGGAGCGGGCCCACATCCTGCGCGGCCTGCTCAAGGCGCTGGACGCCATCGACGAGGTCATCGCGCTGATCCGGCGCAGCGACACGGTCGAGGTGGCCCGCGAGGGCCTGATGGGCCTGCTGCAGATCGACGAGATCCAGGCCAACGCGATCCTGGAGATGCAGCTCCGCCGGCTGGCCGCCCTGGAGCGCCAGAAGATCACCGCCGAGCACGACGAACTCCAGCGCAAGATCAGCGAGTACAACGCGATCCTGGCCTCCCCGGAGCGCCAGCGCCAGATCATCAGCGAGGAACTGGCCGCGATCGTCGAGAAGTTCGGCGACGACCGGCGCAGCAAGCTGGTGCCGTTCGAGGGCGACATGTCCATCGAGGACCTGATTGCCGAAGAGGACATCGTCGTCACCATCAGCCGCGGCGGCTATGTGAAGCGGACGAAGACCGACGACTACCGCTCGCAGAAGCGCGGCGGCAAGGGCGTGCGGGGCACCAAGCTCAAGGAAGACGACATCGTCGACCACTTCTTCGTCTCCACCACCCACCACTGGCTGCTGTTCTTCACCAACAAGGGCCGGGTCTACCGCGCCAAGGCGTACGAACTCCCGGACGCGGGACGGGATGCACGCGGTCAGCACGTCGCCAACCTCCTGGCCTTCCAGCCGGACGAGCAGATCGCGCAGATCCTGGCGATCCGCGACTACGAGGCGGCGCCCTACCTGGTCCTCGCCACCAAGGCCGGTCTGGTGAAGAAGACCCCGCTCAAGGACTACGACTCGCCGCGCTCCGGCGGCGTGATCGCGATCAACCTGCGCGAGCAGGCGGACGGCAGCGATGACGAGCTGATCGGCGCCGAGTTGGTCTCGGAGACCGACGACCTGCTGCTGATCAGCAAGAAGGCCCAGTCGATCCGCTTCACCGCGACCGACGAGGCGCTGCGCCCGATGGGCCGGGCCACCTCCGGTGTGAAGGGCATGAGCTTCCGCGAGGGTGACGAGCTGCTCTCGCTGAACGTGGTCCGCGCGGACACCTTCGTCTTCACCGCGACCGACGGCGGCTACGCCAAGCGCACCGCGGTCGACGAGTACCGCGTCCAGGGCCGCGGTGGCCTCGGCATCAAGGCCGCGAAGATCGTCGAGGACCGCGGTTCGCTGGTCGGCGCGTTGATCGTCGAGGAGGCCGACGAGATCCTCGCGATCACGCTCAG includes the following:
- the gyrA gene encoding DNA gyrase subunit A encodes the protein MADENPPVTPDGVTAEGAPATIEGVGMRVEPVGLETEMQRSYLDYAMSVIVSRALPDIRDGLKPVHRRVLYAMYDGGYRPEKGFYKCARVVGDVMGTYHPHGDTSIYDALVRLAQPWSMRMPLVDSNGNFGSPGNDPAAAMRYTECKMAPLSMEMLRDIDEETVDFQDNYDGRNQEPTVLPARFPNLLINGSAGIAVGMATNIPPHNLREVAEGAQWALAHPEASSEELLDALIERIKGPDFPTGALVVGRKGIEEAYRTGRGSITMRAVVEVEEIQNRQCLVVTELPYQVNPDNLAQKIADLVKDGKIGGIADVRDETSSRTGQRLVIVLKRDAVAKVVLNNLYKHTDLQTNFGANMLALVDGVPRTLSLDAFIRNWVTHQVEVIVRRTKFRLRKAEERAHILRGLLKALDAIDEVIALIRRSDTVEVAREGLMGLLQIDEIQANAILEMQLRRLAALERQKITAEHDELQRKISEYNAILASPERQRQIISEELAAIVEKFGDDRRSKLVPFEGDMSIEDLIAEEDIVVTISRGGYVKRTKTDDYRSQKRGGKGVRGTKLKEDDIVDHFFVSTTHHWLLFFTNKGRVYRAKAYELPDAGRDARGQHVANLLAFQPDEQIAQILAIRDYEAAPYLVLATKAGLVKKTPLKDYDSPRSGGVIAINLREQADGSDDELIGAELVSETDDLLLISKKAQSIRFTATDEALRPMGRATSGVKGMSFREGDELLSLNVVRADTFVFTATDGGYAKRTAVDEYRVQGRGGLGIKAAKIVEDRGSLVGALIVEEADEILAITLSGGVIRTRVSEVRETGRDTMGVQLINLGKRDAVVGIARNAEAGREAEEVDGPDGVEETGAAEESGSTAVEGEQPAAE
- the gyrB gene encoding DNA topoisomerase (ATP-hydrolyzing) subunit B, which encodes MLCQKGRFVADSGDLNENNMASTAEGGSAGAVGDSSVEKSYDASAITVLEGLDAVRKRPGMYIGSTGERGLHHLVQEVVDNSVDEALAGHADTIEVTILADGGVQVVDNGRGIPVGIVPSENKPAVEVVLTVLHAGGKFGGGGYAVSGGLHGVGVSVVNALSTRVAVEIRTDGHRWTQDYKQGVPTAPLAKHEATDEHGTSVTFWADPEIFETTTYSFETLSRRFQEMAFLNKGLTISLKDERPDHVDEEGKPLSVRYHYEGGIVDFVKYLNSRKGELVHPTVVSVEAEDKERNLSVDLAMQWNTQYSEGVYSFANIIHTHEGGTHEEGFRAALTGLINRYAREKKLLREKDDNLTGEDIREGLTAIISVKLAEPQFEGQTKTKLGNTEVKTFVQKVVHEHLNDWLDRNPNEAADIIRKGIQAATARVAARKARDLTRRKGLLETASLPGKLSDCQSNDPTKCEIFIVEGDSAGGSAKSGRNPEYQAILPIRGKILNVEKARVDKILQNNEVQALISAFGTGVHEDFDIEKLRYHKIILMADADVDGQHINTLLLTFLFRFMRPLVEAGHVYLSRPPLYKIKWGRDDFEYAYSDPERDVLLERGKQNGKRIREDSIQRFKGLGEMNAEELRVTTMDADHRVLGQVSLDDAARADDLFSVLMGEDVEARRSFIQRNAKDVRFLDI